The DNA window CGGACCGTCCGGTGCACCTACTCGCTCGAAGCGGCGCCTGTCGCGTGCGCAGGAGGCCCGCGCGAAGGAAATGCTGCTTGCGGAAGCCGACGGGAATATATCCATCGAAGAGATTGCGGCCGCGTGCAATCTGTCGCGCAGTTATTTCATCAGCGCGTTTCGTGAGACGACGCATTGCACGCCGCATCAGTGGCTGATTCAGCAACGCATTGCGCGCGCGCGTGGGCTACTGGTGAGTTCGGATGCGTCGCTCGCGGAGATTGCGGTCGCTTGCGGATTTTCCGATCAGAGCCATTTTTCGCGGATGTTCTCGCAGATCGTCGGCGTGCCGCCAGGCACATGGCGCAGGTCGCAATAACACAGCACAGTCTGCACGATTCGGAAATGCCCGGTCTCGCCTTGTGAGGAAAACCGGGCAATTCCACTTACTCTGCGGATTGCGCAGCAGCAATAATCGTATCGGCGACGGCCTTGGGCTGGCTGAGCATCGCCACGTGACTCGTATCGACATTCGTGACATGCGCGCCAATGTTTTTGGCCATGCTCTGTTGCAGGTTCGGATCGATCATCTTGTCCTTCGCTGCGACTACGAAATAAGACGGCTTGTCATGCCATGCAGCGGTCGTGACTTTTTCGCCGATGCACGCGGCGGCCCACGGCCCTTGAGTGGCGGCAATCAGGCGACGCTCCGGCAGCGGCAGATCCTGCGCGAAATCGGCGAGCACGGCTTGGGTGGAAAGCGTCAGATAGCCGGCGGAATCCTTTTGCAATTCGCTTGCCCAGACGGGCGCAGGCATACCCTTCGTCATATCGTCGATTGACTGTCCGCTATCGGGTGCAAACGCCGCGACATAGACGAGGCTCTTAACCTTGTCGTCATTGCCCGCCTCGCTAATCACCACGCCCGCCCAGGAATGGCCGACCAGAACCACAGGGCCGGTCTGCTGATCGACCACGCGTTTGGTCGCGGCAACGTCGTCTGCCAGTGAACTCAACGGATTCTGCACGGCGACCACATGAAGGCCGCGCGCTTCGAGCAGCGGAATCACTTTCTCCCAGCTCGAACCATCGGCGAATGCGCCATGCACGAGCACGACATTCTTGCCCTTCAGATCCTGTGGCGGTGCCGCGTGCGAAACCTGAAATGCGCACAGGCCACCGATCAATACTGCGGAGCCGAGGAATCTCTTCAGAAAATCAGTCATGGTTCTTTCCGGCGGAATTGAAATAGCGTTGAATTGAGCGACCCGCTGACAGGCATAAGGCACCGGGATCATAGGTACGGGTGAGGGAATGAAATCAGTGCACGCAGATCGCCGCGCAGCCCGAGTTCAACGCAGAGTTGGATCAACCTTGCGTCCGCACATTTAATCTCGCGGATGTATCTGCAATGTGTTCGCTGTGCCCACGCTATGCAAGCGTCCTTATCCAGACGTGGGATAGATACATTGGGATACAAAAGGCGGCGGCAGAAATAAGTCCGATATGAACTCGACGTATCGAGGCCGCATGCCTGCTCTTTCGTTAATTCATCGCAAGCAAACTGACAGAATTGTTTCTCAATGTGTATGCCGTTCGCGCAGATACACAGCCTTGCAATACCTCCCACTCCCGACACAACCCAGATACCTCGTTTGGCTTTAATGCATCCAACGACGGAATCCGCTGAAGACATTCCTGCAGACACCACGCTCTGCGGTCTGCGGATACCGAGCGGATGCTTCCAATCTGGTCCCTGTTTCAGGAGAACGACATGAAAGTAACGATGCTCGCTTTGGCATTGGCGGCCTGCGCGATGACTGGCTCCGCTTATGCAGCCAATCCGACAGCTAATTCTATTGCCGACACACACGCAGCCAGTTTCGACTCGCAAAACGCTCCGCACGCGAAAACGCGTGCCGAAGTTCGACAGGAACTCGTGCGCGCCGAGAAAGACGGTCAGCTCGCCGCGCTGAACAAGTTCTATCAAGGCAGTTAAGCCAGCTTCAGCCAACAGAACATTCATCGTTCATCACTCAACCTGAACAACCGGAATCGATCATGACCCAAGCTGAAAAAGTGCTGTACACCGGCAAGACCCACACCACCGGCGGACGCGATGGTACTGCGCGCAGTTCGGACGGCCGCCTCGACGTGAAGCTGTCCAGCCCCGGCTCGGCCGCGCCCGGCACCAACCCCGAACAGATGCTGGCGGCAGGCTGGTCGGCATGCTTCATCGGCGCAATGGGACTGGCCGCGCAGAAGCTGAAAGTCGCGTTGCCGAAAGAGACCGCTGTCGATGCCGAAATCGATCTTGTCACCGCCGACGGCGCGTACTTCCTGCAGGCTCGCCTGAACGTGAGCGTGCCGGGTGTCGATAGCGAAGTCGCCCAGGCACTCGTGGATGCCGCGCACCAGACCTGCCCGTACTCGAAGGCCACGCGCGGCAACATCGATGTGGTCATCACGGTCGTTTGATCGGCGTTGCGGGTTTTACCCGCACTCAAGGCTCGCCGCCGGCTCAGGTATTAAAAACTGCCGCGCGAAATCGAGCGCCCTTCTCGTGAATAACACGCCGGTGCACCGTAATCGGTGCGCCGGCTTTTTTTAGCGCCAGGATAATAACCATGACTTCATCACCGTTCTCGCCTCGCCGACGCCAGATTCTCGCGACCTCCGCCGCCGTGGCCGCAGCGGGATTGATCCCCGGCACGTTGTTCGCCGCAACCGGCGGCGAACCGATTCGCCCGTTCAAAGCCAACGTGCCCGAGGCCGCACTCGACGATCTGCGTCGGCGCATCGCGGCCACGCGCTGGCCCGCGAAAGAAACCGTCAACGACGAATCGCAAGGCGTGCCGCTGGCGCGAATGCAGGCGCTAGTCGATTACTGGGCCACCGACTACGACTGGCGTAAAGGCGAAGCGAAGCTCAACGCATTGCCGATGTTCATGACCGAAATCGACGGACTCGACATTCAGTTCATTCACGTGCGCTCACGCCATAAACACGCGATGCCGTTGATCATGACTCACGGCTGGCCTGGCTCGATCTTCGAATTGATCAAGGTTATCGCACCGCTCACCGATCCCACCGCACATGGCGGTAGCGCCGACGACGCGTTCCATATCGTCATCCCGTCGCTGCCTGGCTTCGGTTTTTCGGAGCAGCCGAAAACAACCGGCTGGGGCTCGGATCACATCGCGCGCGCGTGGGGCGAATTGATGGCGCGGCTTGGCTATACGCGTTTCGTGTCGCAAGGGGGCGATTGCGGCTCGGTGATTTCGCACCGCATGGCCATGCAGAAAGTGAAAGGCCTGATTGGCATTCACGTCAACATGCCTGCAACCGTGCCACCCGATATCGCCCGTTCGCTTTCACTCGGCGATCCCGCACCGGCTAACCTGTCGCCGCAAGAAAAAGCGGCGTACGAATCGCTGAGCGTGTTCTATCGGGACAACTGCGGTTACTCGTCGATGATGGTGACGCGCCCGCAAACGGTCGGCTACGCGCTCGCCGACTCGCCGGTCGGACAGGCCGCGTGGATGTACGACAAAATTTCGCAGTGGACATATAGCGGCGGCGTGCCGGAGCGTTCGCTGTCGCGCGACGAAATGCTCGACGATATTTCGCTGTACTGGCTCACGAACAGCGCGACATCGGCTGCACAGATTTACTGGGAAGATCATTCGAACAACTTCAACGCCGTCGATATTTCAATGCCCGCCGCGGTGACGATTTTCCCGGGCGAGATTTATCGCGCGCCGCGTAGCTGGACCGAACGCGCGTATCACAACCTCATTTATTTCAACGAGGTCGATAAAGGCGGTCACTTCGCCGCGTGGGAGCAACCGGAGCTTTTCGCTACTGAAGTTCGCGCGGCATTTCGTCCGCTGCGTTGAGACTGGCGACGAAGCAGCGCACTATCGGCGACAGCCTATGTCGATGACAACAGAATTGCCGGCTCTGCTGCCGCCGATGCTTCCCCGGCTGTGGGCGTTCGCGCTGCGCATCTCAGGAGACCGGCACGACGCCGACGACCTCGTGCAGCGCGCGTGCCTGCGCGCACTCGAACGCGCGCATCAGTTGCAACCGGGAACTGCTCCGCTGAGCTGGATGTTCTCTATCGTGCAATCAACGTGGATCAACGAACTGCGCTCGCGAAGCGTGCGTAACCGAATCGGGATGGATTGGGACGACCTCTTTCTCGAAACGGTAGCCGACCCGGCTGCATGCACGCCCGAACAACAGGCAATGAACCGGCAGATTGTTCAGGCTGTGCAACGTCTGCCCGAAACCCAACGACGGGTGATGCTGCTGGTAGGAATCGAAGGACTCAGCTATAACGAAGCAGCTCAGACGCTCGGCGTGCCGGTGGGGACAATCATGAGCCGGCTTTCAAGGGCTCGACAGACCATCGGCGCGTTATTCGACGACCGCTCTCGCCCGGTAGCAACTCGCCGACGTCAATAATTTCTATCAACGTAGCTGAGATCGAACGAGTGAGAGGTACTTCATCTCCGTTTCGTTTCCAGGCACGATTACGCCGCAATCTCAACCGTCATTTCAATTTCGACGCATGCACCAAGCGGTATTTGCGCGACGCCGAATGCCGAGCGCGCGTGCTTGCCGTTCTCGCCGAACACCTGGGCGATCAGGTCCGACGCGCCATTGGTCACGAGGTGTTGTTCGACGAAGTCCGGTGTCGAGTTGACGAGGCTCATTACCTTGACGATCCGCGTGACACGGTTGAGGTCGCCAATCTGCGCATGCAAGGTAGCGAACAGATCGATTGCGGCCGCGCGTGCAGCGGCCTGGCCTTCTTCGGTGCTCAGCGTATCGCCGAGCTTGCCGCCCCATACCTTGCCGTCCCTTTTTGCCAGATGTCCTGACAGGTACACCATATTGCCGCTCTGTACGCTCATCACATACGCTGCTGCCGGCACGCCGGCCAACGGCAATTCGATTCCAAGTTCTTTCAGTTTTGCGTAAACGTCATGGCTGCTCATGCAATGCTCCATTGGATGGGTTAGCAGGAAACGCAGACGGCGATGCGCGCCAGTCTGCGTGATTTCATCGGTTCACTAGTGCCAAAAGCGATGCTACCGCCGTGGCCCTTCGCTCAAACGCCAGGATCGACCGGAGAAACCGGCACACCGCGCGCTTCGATCGCTTCGCCCGCGAGCAGGCACAGATCCTCGCGATAATGCGCGGCGACAATCTGAACACCCACGGGCACGCCGTTGACGAGTTGCGTCGTCACTGCGAGACCGGGCAGCCCCATTGCCGGCAGCGCGCGCATCGTGAGCTGCGCTTCCCACACGCGATCGAAGCCCGCCGCCCCTTGCTGATCGAGATCGTCGGGAAACGGTAGCTCGCCGGATACCGGCATCAACACGACCGCATACTGATCGAGGAACAGACGCCATTGACGCAACAACGTCGTGCGCCGCACCAGCGAACGGCTGATGACATCGGCGGGGAGATCCTTCACCTTCAGACGCGCCGCGTTGACGACCGCCTGCGCACCCGGATCGCCGTCACGCGCGACCGAATCGACCAGCGCGTCGAAGCCGTCGCCGAGCCACAGCCGTTCCTGCAACAGCGCCGTTTCGCGCATCGACGGCGTGTCGTCGATTTCCTCGATCGTCCAGCCCGCGTCGGCGAGGCGTTGCGCAGCATCACGCAAGGCATCCTCGACTTCTCTGGCGATCTGCATGCCGCCCGGACGCAAACAGAGTGCGGCACGCAACGGCACGTCGCGCCCCACCAAGGGCATCGGCATATACCAGGGGTCGCGCAGATCGGGCGCGGCGAGCGCGAGAAGACCGAGCCGCAGATCGCCGATCGTGCGCGCCATCGGGCCCGCTGCCGACATCAGTTGCGCACCGATCGCGCGCTCCGGCGACGACGCATTGAACGCGGGCACGCGCCCCGACGTCGGCCGCAGTCCGTGGACACCGCACGCATACGCCGGGTAGCGCACCGAGCCGCCGATATCGGTGCCGAGCGCGATCTGCCCGATGCCCGCCGTGACCGCCGCTGCGCCGCCGCCCGACGAGCCGCCGGGCGTGATCGACGGATTGCGCGGATTCAACGTGCGACCGTGAACCTGATTCGACGTGAACCAGCGTAAAGCGAAGGTCGGCGAATTGGTGCGGCCGAGCATGATGGCGCCGGCTTTTTGCAGATTATTCACGGCGGGGCTGCTGACTTCCGCGATCAGGTCTTCCTGCAGACGCGTACCGTTGGTGGTCGCAAACCCGGCGTGATCGATGTTGATCTTGGTGGTGACGGGCACGCCCGCAAGCGGCCCCGGGTCCTCGCCACGTGCGATTGCGCGATCGATGTCGTCCGCCTGTTGCAACACCCACTCGGGCCGATGCGCGACCACCGCGTTGATCATCGGATTCACGGCTTCCAGACGCTGCAGCGCGGACTCCGCCGCCTCGCGCGCGGACACTTCGCGGGTCTTCACACGCGTGGCCAGTTCAACTGCGGACAATCGCCATAGTTCACTCATGTTGCCTCCAATAAGCACGTTGTACGGAATTCCGGCTGCGTGAGCATTTGTGCACACGCACATCGTTGCAGATTCCAGCGTCCGGTATGGCGCAGCACTTGGCCGTCCACGTCTGGACCGAATCGTCTTTTTGCAGGTTCTTATTTAACCGGGTCGACGTATCTGGTGTATGTCTGTCGATGGTAAAAATGCAAGCTACTTTTTCCAGGCGCGCGGCAGATACATTGCGACACACATGGCGCGCGGCGTCAGTTGAGGCTTGCCGCGCCGCAGGCTGGAAAAGAGGCTGAATTTGATTTGGGAGTCGCGCGTTGCGAGATCCGATCAACCGATTGGCAGATCGGTGCGGTACTCGACCGCGTCGACGAGGATCATCTGATCTTCATTGGCCGGCACGCGAAGTCCGCGAGTACGGGGCCGAAATACGCGGTCGCCACGCCTGATAGTGCGGCCTGTCAGCACGCAGGTGGACGTGACGCGGGACAAGCCGCTGCACCAGATCTGCTCGATATAGCGACCGCTGCACGAGTCGCCCCACGACACGCTGATCGTGGCAGACGACAA is part of the Paraburkholderia fungorum genome and encodes:
- a CDS encoding alpha/beta fold hydrolase, with protein sequence MTDFLKRFLGSAVLIGGLCAFQVSHAAPPQDLKGKNVVLVHGAFADGSSWEKVIPLLEARGLHVVAVQNPLSSLADDVAATKRVVDQQTGPVVLVGHSWAGVVISEAGNDDKVKSLVYVAAFAPDSGQSIDDMTKGMPAPVWASELQKDSAGYLTLSTQAVLADFAQDLPLPERRLIAATQGPWAAACIGEKVTTAAWHDKPSYFVVAAKDKMIDPNLQQSMAKNIGAHVTNVDTSHVAMLSQPKAVADTIIAAAQSAE
- a CDS encoding DUF4148 domain-containing protein, giving the protein MKVTMLALALAACAMTGSAYAANPTANSIADTHAASFDSQNAPHAKTRAEVRQELVRAEKDGQLAALNKFYQGS
- a CDS encoding organic hydroperoxide resistance protein, whose amino-acid sequence is MTQAEKVLYTGKTHTTGGRDGTARSSDGRLDVKLSSPGSAAPGTNPEQMLAAGWSACFIGAMGLAAQKLKVALPKETAVDAEIDLVTADGAYFLQARLNVSVPGVDSEVAQALVDAAHQTCPYSKATRGNIDVVITVV
- a CDS encoding epoxide hydrolase family protein, translating into MTSSPFSPRRRQILATSAAVAAAGLIPGTLFAATGGEPIRPFKANVPEAALDDLRRRIAATRWPAKETVNDESQGVPLARMQALVDYWATDYDWRKGEAKLNALPMFMTEIDGLDIQFIHVRSRHKHAMPLIMTHGWPGSIFELIKVIAPLTDPTAHGGSADDAFHIVIPSLPGFGFSEQPKTTGWGSDHIARAWGELMARLGYTRFVSQGGDCGSVISHRMAMQKVKGLIGIHVNMPATVPPDIARSLSLGDPAPANLSPQEKAAYESLSVFYRDNCGYSSMMVTRPQTVGYALADSPVGQAAWMYDKISQWTYSGGVPERSLSRDEMLDDISLYWLTNSATSAAQIYWEDHSNNFNAVDISMPAAVTIFPGEIYRAPRSWTERAYHNLIYFNEVDKGGHFAAWEQPELFATEVRAAFRPLR
- a CDS encoding RNA polymerase sigma factor; amino-acid sequence: MTTELPALLPPMLPRLWAFALRISGDRHDADDLVQRACLRALERAHQLQPGTAPLSWMFSIVQSTWINELRSRSVRNRIGMDWDDLFLETVADPAACTPEQQAMNRQIVQAVQRLPETQRRVMLLVGIEGLSYNEAAQTLGVPVGTIMSRLSRARQTIGALFDDRSRPVATRRRQ
- a CDS encoding RidA family protein, with product MSSHDVYAKLKELGIELPLAGVPAAAYVMSVQSGNMVYLSGHLAKRDGKVWGGKLGDTLSTEEGQAAARAAAIDLFATLHAQIGDLNRVTRIVKVMSLVNSTPDFVEQHLVTNGASDLIAQVFGENGKHARSAFGVAQIPLGACVEIEMTVEIAA
- a CDS encoding amidase family protein encodes the protein MSELWRLSAVELATRVKTREVSAREAAESALQRLEAVNPMINAVVAHRPEWVLQQADDIDRAIARGEDPGPLAGVPVTTKINIDHAGFATTNGTRLQEDLIAEVSSPAVNNLQKAGAIMLGRTNSPTFALRWFTSNQVHGRTLNPRNPSITPGGSSGGGAAAVTAGIGQIALGTDIGGSVRYPAYACGVHGLRPTSGRVPAFNASSPERAIGAQLMSAAGPMARTIGDLRLGLLALAAPDLRDPWYMPMPLVGRDVPLRAALCLRPGGMQIAREVEDALRDAAQRLADAGWTIEEIDDTPSMRETALLQERLWLGDGFDALVDSVARDGDPGAQAVVNAARLKVKDLPADVISRSLVRRTTLLRQWRLFLDQYAVVLMPVSGELPFPDDLDQQGAAGFDRVWEAQLTMRALPAMGLPGLAVTTQLVNGVPVGVQIVAAHYREDLCLLAGEAIEARGVPVSPVDPGV
- a CDS encoding DUF3331 domain-containing protein, which encodes MTSLSDDNIVVRTLLNVLDPSAEQLDVCARKRHVALTRCRINKRLSTAEACHRAIRRPAQITVTEWLSSATISVSWGDSCSGRYIEQIWCSGLSRVTSTCVLTGRTIRRGDRVFRPRTRGLRVPANEDQMILVDAVEYRTDLPIG